AGGCTCGAGCGCGTGAAACGGCTCAAGGCAGCCCTGCACGAGGAAAGAGGGTAGGACGATGTCTGGGCATTCCCGGTGGTCGCAGATCAAGCGGAAGAAGGGCAAGGCGGACGTCCAGCGGGGGAAGCTCTTCTCGAAGATCCTCCGCGAAATCACGGTGGCGGCGAAGAACGGCGGG
This is a stretch of genomic DNA from Candidatus Methylomirabilota bacterium. It encodes these proteins:
- a CDS encoding YebC/PmpR family DNA-binding transcriptional regulator, whose protein sequence is MSGHSRWSQIKRKKGKADVQRGKLFSKILREITVAAKNGG